From Arcticibacter tournemirensis, one genomic window encodes:
- a CDS encoding mannose-1-phosphate guanylyltransferase, which translates to MKNFYAVIMAGGIGSRFWPISRTAHPKQFIDILGTGKTLIQQTYERFLKIVPAGNIYIVTNDNYKSLVAEQLPQLAADQILGEPVMRNTAPCIAYACHKIAMLNPEASIVVSPADHLILDTEEFVKDINFSLDAASRNNCLITLGIKPSRPDTGYGYIQFTQHTLEGNLYKVKTFTEKPNAELANTFVHSGEFLWNAGIFVWSVSSILNAFDQHLHEMNEIFKEGDKNFNTPAEQPFIQNAYYQCTNISIDYGIMEKASNVYVLPTDFGWSDLGTWASVYELSEKDYLGNAVQHSKKVMMYDSSNCIVNVPPDKLVVLQGLDDYIVVEANNTLMICHKSQEQRVKEIVSDVKSKFGTEYI; encoded by the coding sequence ATGAAGAACTTTTATGCTGTTATTATGGCAGGGGGCATAGGAAGCCGTTTCTGGCCCATTAGCCGTACTGCTCATCCTAAACAATTTATTGATATCCTTGGTACCGGAAAAACCCTGATTCAACAAACGTATGAGCGCTTCTTAAAAATCGTCCCTGCCGGAAATATATATATCGTCACCAACGACAATTATAAGTCGCTGGTAGCAGAGCAATTGCCTCAATTGGCTGCCGACCAGATACTCGGGGAACCGGTAATGCGCAATACGGCTCCTTGCATCGCCTATGCTTGTCATAAAATCGCGATGCTGAATCCCGAAGCTTCTATCGTTGTATCTCCCGCAGATCACCTTATACTGGATACAGAGGAATTTGTCAAGGATATTAATTTCTCTCTTGATGCTGCATCGCGAAATAATTGCCTGATAACCCTCGGAATTAAACCGTCGAGACCTGATACTGGCTATGGTTACATTCAATTTACCCAGCACACCCTGGAGGGAAACCTTTACAAGGTGAAAACCTTTACCGAAAAACCGAATGCTGAACTGGCCAATACTTTTGTGCATAGCGGAGAGTTCTTATGGAATGCGGGCATCTTCGTATGGTCTGTTTCCTCCATACTGAATGCTTTTGATCAGCACCTTCATGAAATGAATGAGATATTCAAAGAAGGCGACAAAAACTTCAATACTCCTGCCGAGCAGCCTTTTATTCAAAATGCGTATTATCAATGTACCAATATCTCTATTGACTATGGCATTATGGAGAAAGCGTCAAATGTTTACGTTTTGCCAACAGACTTCGGCTGGTCCGACCTCGGTACCTGGGCTTCTGTTTACGAACTTTCAGAGAAAGATTACCTCGGAAATGCTGTACAGCATTCGAAAAAAGTCATGATGTACGATTCGTCAAATTGTATTGTTAATGTACCGCCTGATAAACTGGTAGTATTACAAGGCCTGGATGACTACATCGTTGTGGAAGCAAATAATACCTTAATGATCTGCCACAAAAGTCAGGAACAAAGAGTTAAAGAGATCGTCTCAGACGTAAAATCGAAATTTGGCACGGAATACATTTAG
- a CDS encoding KpsF/GutQ family sugar-phosphate isomerase: protein MKTNTEVLQIAKRTLEAEVEGISGLAERINNDFYVIIERILSLKGRVVVTGVGKSALIAQKIVATFNSTGTPSVFMHAADAVHGDLGIIQKDDLVICISKSGNTSEIKILVPLLKHGGNTLVGMVGDKESYLARQADYVLDTTVEKEACPLNLAPTTSTTAQLVMGDILAVCLLECRSFSSEDFAKFHPGGSLGKRLYLKVSDLYINNEKPEVPPHASVKEVIIGITRDRLGATVVVNKGTIEGIITDGDIRRMMEKYDSVHGLEAKDIMSKSPRKIESSELAVNALELMRSNNITQLIVADNGEYKGVVHLHDLLKEGII from the coding sequence TTGAAAACAAATACTGAAGTATTACAAATAGCAAAAAGAACCCTGGAGGCAGAAGTCGAAGGAATATCAGGCCTCGCAGAAAGAATAAATAATGACTTTTATGTGATAATAGAGCGCATTCTCTCGCTAAAAGGGCGCGTCGTAGTTACTGGTGTGGGAAAGAGTGCGTTAATCGCTCAGAAAATTGTGGCAACCTTTAATTCCACTGGCACACCATCAGTATTCATGCACGCAGCAGATGCGGTTCACGGCGATCTTGGAATAATACAGAAAGACGATTTAGTGATCTGCATTTCGAAAAGTGGTAATACTTCGGAGATTAAAATTCTTGTTCCCTTACTCAAACATGGCGGAAACACATTGGTAGGAATGGTGGGCGATAAAGAATCTTATCTTGCCCGGCAGGCAGACTATGTGCTTGATACCACTGTAGAAAAAGAAGCATGCCCGCTTAACCTTGCCCCTACAACAAGTACCACCGCGCAGCTTGTTATGGGTGATATCCTGGCAGTATGTCTGCTCGAATGCCGTAGTTTCAGCAGCGAGGATTTCGCTAAGTTTCATCCCGGAGGATCCCTTGGGAAACGCTTGTATCTGAAAGTAAGCGATCTGTATATTAATAACGAAAAACCTGAAGTCCCACCCCATGCATCGGTCAAAGAGGTCATCATCGGCATTACAAGAGACCGGCTGGGCGCAACAGTTGTTGTTAATAAGGGAACGATAGAAGGGATTATTACTGACGGAGATATCAGAAGGATGATGGAGAAATACGACAGCGTTCACGGTCTGGAAGCCAAAGACATTATGTCAAAATCCCCTAGGAAAATTGAGAGCAGCGAGCTCGCAGTAAACGCACTTGAATTGATGCGATCAAATAATATCACTCAGCTTATCGTTGCGGATAATGGCGAATACAAAGGTGTAGTGCATTTGCACGATCTGCTAAAAGAAGGTATTATTTAA